One window of Marinomonas primoryensis genomic DNA carries:
- the accB gene encoding acetyl-CoA carboxylase biotin carboxyl carrier protein: MDIRKIKKLIELLEESNVYEIEIKEGEEAVRISRGGAPVMAQMAAPMMAPQAPAPVAPTAAPEAPAAIAGHIVNSPMVGTYYKSSAPGAKSFIEVGQKVNAGDTICIVEAMKMMNQIEADKSGTIGAILVEDGEPVEFDQPLITII, translated from the coding sequence AACTAATCGAGCTTTTAGAAGAATCCAACGTCTACGAGATTGAAATTAAAGAAGGCGAAGAAGCCGTTCGCATTAGTCGTGGTGGTGCCCCTGTTATGGCACAAATGGCTGCTCCAATGATGGCACCTCAAGCGCCAGCTCCAGTTGCCCCTACGGCGGCTCCTGAAGCACCAGCCGCGATCGCAGGACATATCGTCAATTCTCCTATGGTCGGTACTTACTACAAGTCTTCTGCACCAGGTGCTAAGTCTTTTATTGAAGTTGGCCAAAAGGTTAATGCTGGCGATACAATCTGTATCGTTGAAGCAATGAAAATGATGAACCAAATTGAAGCTGATAAGTCTGGCACAATTGGCGCTATTCTTGTTGAAGACGGCGAACCAGTTGAATTCGATCAGCCACTTATTACTATCATTTAA